In the Campylobacter sputorum subsp. sputorum genome, ATCCGATTCAGTTTTATGGATATCATTACAAAGGAAGAACACATTCAAGTTTTTGGGATAGTCCTGCTATTAGAGAGTTAAATCCGCAAGAAATTTTAATTAGCAAATTTGATGCTAAAAGTAGAGATATTAAAACAGGCGATAAGGTTATAGTGGAAAATCACATAGGAAAAATAAGTGGAATCGCAAAGGTAACTTCAAGAGTAATACCAGGTGCTGCTTTAACATATCAAGGCTCATGGGCTAAATTTGAAAATGGTATTGATGTAGGCGGATGTATAAATACGCTAACATCAGATCAACCAACAGCGATAGCTAAGGGAAATGGCGTTCATTCTGTTTTAGTAGAGATAAGAAAGGCTTAATAAATGAGTAAATTAAATAAAGATGATCAATTTGGGTTTATGATGGATCAAAGCAGGTGCGTAGGTTGTAGAACCTGTCAAATGGCTTGCAAAGATTACAAAGATAGACCAGTGGGAGTAAATTTTAGAAGAGTTTATGAGTATGAAGGTGGTGGATATAGTATAAATGAAGAAGGCACTATCATCTCAAATGATGTTTTTGCTTACTACACATCTATAAGCTGTAATCACTGCACAGATCCAGCCTGCTTAAAAGCTTGTCCGACTGGTGCTATGATGAAGACAAGATATGGCATTGTTATGGTAAATGATAAAAGATGTGTTGGATGTAAAGCATGTGCTATGGCTTGTCCATATGGTGCTCCTCAATTTAACAATATAGAAAAACATATGAATAAATGTGATGGCTGTATAGATAGACTAGATGAAGGACTTGATCCAATCTGTGTTGCCTCGTGTCCATTTAGAGCACTAGATTATGGGAATATAGCTGACTTAAGAGTAAAGCATGGCACATTAGCAAGCGTTGCACCTTTAATAGAAGAGAGTGCAACACTACCAAATTTAGTTGTTATAGCTGAAAAAAACACTAGAAAAAGTGGCGATAAAGGTGGGAAAATGCATTTACCACATCACTATCAAGGAGTAAAAGATGATATTGTTTGAGATTATAGCTGCTGAAATTCCGCTTCTGTTTTTTACAGTATTTGCACAAGCTGTTATAGGACTAGTTTTTGTTTATACTCCTGCTTATTATAAAGGAATTAGAACAAATCTT is a window encoding:
- a CDS encoding DMSO/selenate family reductase complex B subunit encodes the protein MSKLNKDDQFGFMMDQSRCVGCRTCQMACKDYKDRPVGVNFRRVYEYEGGGYSINEEGTIISNDVFAYYTSISCNHCTDPACLKACPTGAMMKTRYGIVMVNDKRCVGCKACAMACPYGAPQFNNIEKHMNKCDGCIDRLDEGLDPICVASCPFRALDYGNIADLRVKHGTLASVAPLIEESATLPNLVVIAEKNTRKSGDKGGKMHLPHHYQGVKDDIV